From a region of the Catalinimonas alkaloidigena genome:
- a CDS encoding c-type cytochrome produces the protein MSEIVTKFWIATLLLLVAVFTLITLTGFELYRIQLEKETPEESYFRCGVTNEAIHFGSLGDSLAETGIKVVSEGQQLFQANCTQCHAIQEIVVGPPLKNVAERHDLDWLIRFVRGPQAVVESGDPAAVALYERYRQFMPNHDFLTEEEVFAIMSYVDYDHVVAQTGDSVPDYTAWKQRQHGL, from the coding sequence ATGTCAGAAATCGTAACCAAATTCTGGATCGCCACACTCCTTCTGCTCGTGGCCGTGTTCACACTCATCACCCTCACGGGCTTTGAGTTGTACCGGATCCAACTCGAGAAAGAGACTCCGGAAGAATCGTACTTCAGATGCGGTGTCACTAACGAAGCGATCCATTTCGGTTCTCTTGGAGACTCGCTTGCGGAAACAGGCATCAAGGTCGTGTCAGAAGGTCAACAACTTTTCCAAGCCAATTGTACCCAGTGCCATGCTATCCAAGAAATCGTGGTAGGTCCCCCTCTGAAGAACGTTGCCGAACGACACGACCTGGACTGGCTGATTCGCTTTGTGCGGGGACCGCAGGCGGTCGTCGAAAGCGGCGATCCGGCGGCCGTGGCGCTATACGAACGCTACAGACAGTTCATGCCTAACCACGATTTTCTGACGGAAGAGGAGGTTTTTGCGATCATGAGCTATGTCGATTACGACCACGTGGTGGCGCAGACCGGCGATAGCGTACCGGACTACACGGCTTGGAAACAGCGTCAGCATGGGCTGTAA
- a CDS encoding GNAT family N-acetyltransferase → MQIVLREDRALQPGQVLPLYRANGWSSAEKPEALMEALRHSHTVITAWDGDKLVGLGNAISDGFLVVYYPHLLVDPAYQGRGIGRQIVQRMQEKYGHFHQQMLVADANAVAFYRKCGFERAGTTQALWIYQGHEHT, encoded by the coding sequence GTGCAGATTGTGCTTCGCGAAGATCGGGCGTTGCAACCCGGGCAGGTGCTGCCGCTGTACCGCGCCAACGGCTGGTCGTCGGCCGAGAAGCCGGAGGCCTTGATGGAAGCGTTGCGCCACTCGCACACGGTCATCACGGCCTGGGACGGCGATAAACTGGTGGGGTTGGGCAATGCCATCTCGGACGGATTTCTGGTGGTGTACTACCCCCACCTGTTGGTCGATCCGGCGTATCAGGGACGGGGCATCGGGCGGCAGATCGTGCAGCGGATGCAGGAAAAATACGGCCACTTCCATCAGCAGATGCTGGTGGCCGATGCCAACGCGGTAGCCTTTTACCGGAAGTGCGGTTTTGAGCGGGCAGGCACCACGCAGGCTCTGTGGATTTACCAGGGGCACGAACACACCTGA
- a CDS encoding D-alanine--D-alanine ligase, which produces MKIGIFFGGPSREREISFAGGRTVYDNLDKNVFEPVPVFVDSFGQFILLDWQYIYKGTIRDFYPPISAVPPSLRGFQIYLESLTNPDLEAIAREVGQPLQPHQFRQHFDFAFLALHGPYGEDGNIQGLLEWYGIPYSGCGVLPSAIGIDKGAQKELMAQAGFAGPDFTRVSRTAWLAETDKTALMDSLVEDLGLPLVVKAPHQGSSIGVSIVAEADVTKFAAAVNRSLFIQELAKADWQSWDETGKINYIRTLTDIREGIGMPVWVGLPGTDLRLMHHPEELYHYLEQDFPGDLVQLISPEGEDSVLVESFIRGQEFSCIVIQDEKGNPLALPPTGIIKREDLFNYRSKYLPGMSRKVTPIDLPEAQLEAIRRECCRLFETLHCNVYARIDGFVSETGEIFLNDPNTTSGMLPSSFFFHQAAEIGLNPSQFLTYIIRTSLAERIKAGKNVIALHKQLAGLDAQLQSLQQAVAEKKRVAVIMGGFSSERHISVESGRNIFEKLASSTKYEAFPVFLTGSEAEHELYLVPVNVMLKDNADDIREKVHHVGEVHPILAKIRKEATAVTQKYAGNPLSAPQRIRYEQLAERADVVFIALHGRPGEDGAVQTELERVGLPYNGSGVASSQITINKWETNELLAQHGVSVAKHRLVDKTLWLRNKPEALAEIEAEFRYPFITKPADDGCSSAVKKIKNREELVAFGNMIFREAEPLLDTEAQTLKLQANEEFPQKQQFLIEELITRNGALHFLEITGGLLTRLDDQGNRVYEVFEPSEALASGEVLSLEEKFLAGEGQNITPARFASTTEAYRAISAQVRSELEKVARLLNVEGYARIDAFVRIFEDNRAETIIIEVNSLPGMTPATCIFHQTAINGYKPYHFIDAILEYGQQRQRSLNVSH; this is translated from the coding sequence ATGAAAATAGGCATCTTCTTCGGTGGACCTTCGCGCGAGCGGGAAATCTCGTTTGCGGGCGGGCGTACCGTTTACGACAACCTCGATAAAAATGTATTTGAACCGGTGCCGGTGTTTGTGGACAGCTTCGGGCAATTCATTCTGCTTGACTGGCAGTACATCTACAAAGGCACCATCCGCGACTTTTACCCGCCCATTTCGGCCGTGCCACCGTCGCTGCGGGGTTTTCAGATTTACCTGGAGTCGCTGACGAATCCCGACCTGGAGGCCATTGCGCGGGAAGTGGGCCAGCCGTTGCAGCCGCATCAGTTCCGGCAGCATTTCGACTTTGCATTTCTGGCCCTCCACGGTCCTTACGGGGAGGACGGCAATATTCAGGGATTGCTGGAGTGGTACGGCATTCCGTATTCGGGCTGTGGCGTGCTGCCTTCGGCGATCGGGATCGACAAGGGCGCTCAGAAAGAACTAATGGCGCAGGCGGGTTTTGCCGGGCCTGATTTTACGCGGGTGAGCCGTACGGCGTGGCTTGCCGAAACCGACAAAACCGCGCTGATGGACAGCCTGGTGGAAGATTTGGGTCTGCCACTCGTGGTAAAAGCGCCGCACCAGGGCTCGTCGATCGGCGTGTCGATCGTGGCGGAGGCCGACGTAACGAAATTTGCTGCCGCCGTCAACCGCAGCCTGTTCATTCAGGAACTGGCCAAAGCCGACTGGCAGTCGTGGGACGAAACCGGCAAAATCAACTACATCCGTACGCTGACCGACATTCGGGAAGGCATCGGGATGCCCGTTTGGGTGGGCCTGCCGGGCACGGACCTGCGCCTGATGCACCACCCGGAAGAATTGTATCATTACCTGGAACAGGATTTTCCGGGCGACCTGGTGCAGCTGATCAGCCCCGAGGGCGAAGATTCGGTGCTGGTCGAGTCGTTCATCCGGGGACAGGAATTTTCCTGCATCGTGATTCAGGACGAAAAAGGCAACCCGCTGGCGCTACCGCCGACCGGCATCATCAAACGGGAAGACCTGTTCAACTACCGCTCGAAATACCTGCCCGGCATGAGCCGCAAGGTGACGCCTATCGACCTGCCCGAAGCGCAGCTGGAAGCCATCCGGCGGGAGTGCTGCCGTCTGTTCGAAACGCTGCACTGCAACGTTTACGCCCGCATCGACGGGTTTGTCTCCGAAACGGGCGAGATCTTTTTGAACGACCCGAATACCACCTCGGGCATGCTGCCGTCGTCGTTTTTCTTCCACCAGGCTGCCGAGATCGGCTTGAATCCCTCGCAGTTTCTGACGTACATCATCCGTACTTCACTGGCCGAGCGCATCAAAGCAGGGAAAAACGTGATCGCCCTGCACAAGCAGCTCGCCGGCCTCGATGCTCAACTGCAATCGCTGCAACAGGCTGTGGCCGAAAAGAAACGCGTGGCCGTGATTATGGGGGGCTTCTCGTCCGAGCGCCACATTTCAGTAGAAAGCGGCCGGAACATCTTCGAAAAACTGGCTTCTTCGACCAAATACGAGGCCTTTCCGGTATTTCTGACCGGCTCGGAAGCGGAACACGAACTGTACCTGGTACCGGTCAACGTGATGCTGAAAGACAACGCCGACGACATTCGCGAAAAGGTGCATCACGTCGGGGAGGTGCATCCCATCCTGGCGAAGATCCGGAAAGAAGCGACCGCGGTGACGCAGAAATACGCGGGCAATCCGCTGAGTGCACCACAGCGCATCCGTTACGAACAACTCGCCGAGCGGGCCGATGTGGTCTTCATTGCGCTGCACGGACGCCCCGGCGAAGATGGCGCCGTTCAGACCGAACTAGAACGTGTCGGACTGCCCTACAACGGGTCGGGGGTGGCCAGCTCGCAGATCACGATCAACAAGTGGGAAACCAACGAACTGTTGGCACAACATGGCGTCTCGGTGGCCAAGCACCGGCTGGTGGACAAAACGCTGTGGTTGCGGAACAAACCCGAAGCCCTGGCCGAAATCGAGGCCGAGTTTCGCTATCCGTTCATCACCAAACCGGCCGACGACGGCTGTAGCTCGGCGGTGAAAAAAATCAAGAATCGGGAAGAACTGGTGGCCTTCGGCAACATGATTTTCCGGGAGGCGGAACCGTTGCTGGACACCGAGGCGCAGACTCTGAAGCTGCAGGCCAACGAAGAATTTCCGCAGAAACAGCAGTTTCTGATCGAAGAGCTCATCACCCGCAACGGCGCGCTTCATTTCCTGGAGATCACGGGGGGCTTGCTAACGCGCCTCGACGACCAGGGCAACCGCGTCTACGAGGTGTTCGAGCCGTCGGAGGCGCTGGCGTCGGGCGAAGTACTGTCGCTGGAAGAGAAATTTCTGGCCGGCGAAGGGCAGAACATCACGCCCGCCCGCTTTGCCAGCACAACCGAGGCCTACCGCGCCATTTCGGCGCAGGTCCGGAGCGAACTGGAAAAAGTAGCGCGTCTTCTGAACGTGGAGGGGTACGCTCGCATCGACGCCTTTGTCCGCATTTTTGAAGACAACCGTGCCGAAACGATCATCATCGAAGTGAACTCGCTGCCGGGCATGACGCCCGCAACGTGCATTTTCCACCAGACGGCCATCAATGGTTACAAGCCGTACCATTTTATCGATGCCATTCTGGAATACGGACAGCAGCGGCAACGTTCTCTGAACGTAAGTCACTAG
- a CDS encoding PASTA domain-containing protein has product MFRANTWRDLLIHLGIILALFFLLILGFFYFYLPWSTHHGEYITVPDVKETQLDNGINVLETSGLRYQISDSVFDPTKPNYTVVQQNPTAGNQVKQGRKVYLTVTSGTPPIVKMPSLLGRSLMNAQKELTSLGLQTGKLEYKPDMQENAILEQRFQGKEIKPGDEIPKGSKVDLVIGDGLGNQVFAMPDLTGKMLDDARFELAGSSLQVGAIIYQNDPDKELGTIIRQNPSPGRDIRVGEEVDLWVVGYEPEDGEPPLEN; this is encoded by the coding sequence ATGTTTCGAGCCAACACCTGGCGGGATTTGCTGATTCACCTGGGCATCATTCTGGCCCTGTTTTTCCTCTTGATTCTGGGCTTCTTCTATTTCTACCTGCCCTGGTCCACGCATCACGGCGAATACATTACCGTGCCCGACGTGAAGGAAACCCAGCTGGACAACGGAATCAATGTGCTGGAAACCAGCGGACTCCGCTACCAGATCAGCGATTCGGTGTTCGATCCGACCAAGCCGAACTACACCGTGGTACAACAAAACCCGACGGCCGGCAATCAGGTGAAACAGGGGCGGAAGGTCTACCTGACGGTCACCTCCGGCACGCCGCCCATCGTCAAAATGCCGTCGTTGCTGGGCCGTTCGCTGATGAATGCGCAGAAAGAACTGACGAGCCTGGGGCTGCAAACCGGTAAGCTGGAATACAAACCCGATATGCAGGAAAATGCCATTCTGGAACAACGGTTTCAGGGAAAAGAAATCAAACCCGGCGACGAAATTCCGAAGGGTTCGAAGGTCGACCTGGTGATCGGCGATGGTTTGGGCAATCAGGTGTTTGCCATGCCCGATCTGACCGGAAAAATGCTGGACGATGCTCGCTTCGAACTGGCCGGGTCGAGCCTGCAGGTGGGGGCCATCATTTACCAGAACGATCCGGACAAGGAACTGGGAACGATCATCCGGCAGAATCCTTCGCCCGGGCGCGACATCCGGGTGGGAGAAGAAGTAGACCTGTGGGTCGTCGGCTACGAACCGGAAGACGGCGAACCGCCTCTCGAAAACT